A single Kryptolebias marmoratus isolate JLee-2015 linkage group LG16, ASM164957v2, whole genome shotgun sequence DNA region contains:
- the syt11b gene encoding synaptotagmin-11b encodes MADIIELGPAYAMSPVLAGFLGAGVLVLVVVVLVLLWSFCRRRYLRVTGRYKLHGDRYCDAEDPPYKFIHMLKGISIYPESLSGSKRIVRGIRRAERSERDGERGCPAAGAAGRGMVLVDAENNVLDVPGQLQMSHLVPSARTGSAHSPARLERALPVRADYCCLDSSSASSSQTSSKTVSPFTPASSEPEPEPSLGSISLTVDYNFPKKALVVTIVGARGLPAVDEQAGSSDPYVKMTILPEKKHRVKTRVLRKTLDPIFDETFTFYGVAYSSLPELTLHFLVLSFDRFARDDVIGEAVVPLKGVDPSTGRVHLSQQITKRNMQCDSRGEVLVSLSYQPVSHRLSVVVLKARHLPKMDMTGLSANPYVKVNVFYGRKRIAKKKTHVKKCTLNPVFNESFIYDIPPELLPEISVEFLVIDFDRTTKNEVLGRLLLGLHSPSSSGTSHWREVCENPRRQISKWHNLSEY; translated from the exons ATGGCGGACATCATCGAGCTGGGACCCGCCTACG CCATGTCTCCGGTGCTGGCGGGCTTCCTTGGAGCCGGTGTTTTGGTCCTGGTTgtggtggttctggttctgctctggTCGTTCTGCCGGCGCCGGTACCTCCGGGTCACCGGACGCTACAAGCTGCACGGTGACCGGTACTGCGACGCCGAGGACCCCCCCTACAAGTTCATCCACATGCTGAAAGGGATCAGCATTTACCCAGAATCCCTCAGCGGCAGTAAGCGGATCGTCCGCGGGATCCGCCGCGCCGAGCGATCGGAGCGCGACGGAGAGCGTGGCTGTCCTGCCGCCGGCGCCGCAGGGAGGGGCATGGTGCTGGTGGATGCAGAGAACAACGTCCTGGACGTCCCGGGTCAGCTGCAGATGAGTCACCTGGTACCCTCCGCCAGGACAGGCTCCGCCCACAGCCCGGCTCGGCTGGAGCGGGCCTTGCCGGTCCGAGCTGATTACTGCTGCCTGGACAGCAGCTCGGCCAGCAGCAGCCAGACCAGCAGCAAGACTGTGTCCCCGTTCACCCCCGCCtcctcagaaccagaaccagaaccgagcCTGGGCTCCATCAGCCTCACCGTCGACTACAACTTCCCCAAGAAGGCCCTGGTGGTGACCATCGTCGGGGCCCGGGGCCTCCCCGCTGTGGACGAGCAGGCGGGGAGTTCTGACCCGTACGTGAAGATGACCATCCTGCCCGAGAAGAAGCACCGGGTCAAGACCCGCGTGCTGAGGAAGACCCTGGACCCGATCTTCGACGAGACCTTCACCTTTTACGGCGTGGCCTACAGCTCGCTGCCCGAGCTCACCCTGCACTTCCTGGTCCTCAGCTTCGACCGCTTCGCCCGCGATGATGTCATCGGGGAGGCCGTGGTGCCGCTGAAAGGTGTGGACCCGAGCACGGGCCGGGTCCACCTGAGCCAGCAGATCACCAAGAGGAACATGCAG tgtgaCAGTCGTGGAGAGGTGCTGGTGTCTCTGTCCTACCAGCCTGTGTCCCATCGTCTCAGCGTGGTGGTCCTGAAGGCTCGACACCTCCCCAAGATGGACATGACCGGCCTGTCAGCCA ATCCGTACGTGAAGGTCAACGTCTTCTACGGCCGTAAACGCATCGCCAAGAAGAAGACCCACGTGAAGAAGTGCACGCTGAACCCGGTCTTCAACGAGTCCTTCATCTACGACATCCCGCCCGAGCTCCTGCCTGAGATCTCCGTGGAGTTCCTGGTGATCGACTTCGACCGGACCACCAAGAACGAGGTCCTGGGGCGCCTGCTGCTGGGCCTCCACAGCCCGTCCTCCTCCGGCACCTCCCACTGGAGGGAGGTGTGTGAAAACCCCCGCCGGCAGATCTCCAAATGGCACAACCTGAGCGAGTACtga
- the LOC108251413 gene encoding B-cell receptor CD22-like: MEADDSAGHFTNRTGVKVSVVEGSRMRIKSSSDVTELRGGQSVSLQCTSPFCTFYHLNITWTKDGHALPETGPALQLGPLTSEDSGNYTCGLKTNSGSRSEPIRLQVEAEENPSTLPLIVGGVFGFLLVLIVFILVFLLIQRKRAAGSRAARGEMELKRDDNVYSSVLPAGDAGHQRTETSQEDDGISYASVQFKHNKHKKKLEEEADSIIYSSVVTKG, encoded by the exons ATGGAAGCTGATGATTCTGCAGGACATTTTACAAACCGAACAGGAGTGAAAGTCAGTGTTGTTG aaggGTCACGGATGAGAATAAAGAGCTCCAGTGATGTCACAGAGCTCAGAGGTGGTCAGTCTGTCTCCCTGCAGTGCACCAGTCCATTCTGCACTTTCTACCACCTGAACATCACCTGGACGAAAGATGGCCACGCCCTCCCAGAGACTGGCCCCGCCCTCCAGCTCGGCCCTCTGACCTCAGAGGATTCTGGGAACTACACCTGTGGTCTGAAGACCAACAGCGGGTCCCGGTCGGAGCCGATCAGGCTGCAGGTGGAAGCTGAGG aAAACCCCTCGACCCTGCCTCTGATCGTTGGAGGGGTGTTTGGTttcctgctggttctgatcGTCTTCATCCTGGTCTTCCTCCTCATTCAAAG GAAGCGAGCAGCAGGAAGCCGGGCTGCGAGGGGTGAGATGGAGCTGAAG CGTGATGATAATGTGTACAGCAGCGTCCTTCCTGCTGGGGACGCAGGACATCAGAGGACAGAAACCAGCCAAGAGGACGACGGCATCAGCTACGCCTCGGTCCagttcaaacacaacaaacacaagaa
- the LOC108251414 gene encoding methyltransferase-like protein 27, producing the protein MMSDRRKNVDDVQNLLQPHTGLDSERTTKLYNNWAKSYEKDLELLDYQAPQLALDFLIGNLSGNFKEVQVLDVACGSGLVAKMMFELGFRKFVGVDSSKGMLDLAAETGFYQDLRQALLGTEPLPAQTSSGGFDLVILVGGLGVGFIPVSVVRELCKAARAGGLICMAKGNHTGAAEEEYQKTLDEEVRLMEEEGLWSRVAFKQVDGYMVNPYLKTDKKEKIYISGSLYLYKKSSSV; encoded by the exons ATGATGTCGGACAGAAGAAAAAATGTGGACGATGTTCAGAACCTCCTTCAGCCCCACACAGGTTTGGATTCAGAGCGGACCACAAAGCTCTACAACAACTGGGCCAAATCGTACGAAAAG GATTTAGAACTCCTAGATTACCAGGCGCCACAACTGGCTTTGGATTTCCTGATTGGCAACTTGTCTGGAAATTTTAAGGAGGTTCAGGTTCTGGATGTCGCCTGCGGGTCTGGACTGGTTGCTAAAATG ATGTTTGAACTGGGATTCAGGAAGTTTGTCGGAGTAGACTCCAGTAAAGGGATGCTGGATCTAGCTGCTGAGACCGGCTTCTACCAAGACCTCAGACAGGCCTTACTGGGAACAGAACCACTTCCTGCACAGACCA gtTCAGGCGGGTTTGATCTGGTGATCCTGGTCGGTGGTCTCGGTGTTGGTTTTATTCCAGTCAGCGTTGTTAGAGAACTCTGCAAAGCTGCCAGAGCAG GAGGTCTTATCTGCATGGCGAAAGGAAACCACacaggagcagcagaagaagaataCCAGAAGACTCTGGATGAAGAGGTGcggctgatggaggaggagggactCTGGAGCCGGGTCGCTTTCAAACAGGTGGACGGATACATGGTGAACCCCTACCTGAAAACTGACAAGAAAGAGAAGATCTACATCAGCGGAAGTCTTTACCTCTACAAGAAATCCAGCAGTGTGTAA